A region of Methanomicrobium sp. W14 DNA encodes the following proteins:
- a CDS encoding HemK2/MTQ2 family protein methyltransferase, whose product MTDYKEQVYQPEEDTYLLLECALKEARPCENIIEVGTGSGKIAGEIKKISENTFAIDINPYACTASKKKGIEVIRGDLLSCINKRFDLIIFNPPYLPTQPGERIDDWLEYALDGGISGRNTIERFAGMLEKAMTDNGRCLLLISSLTGKDEVLADLSSLELNVCVISERCIEDEKLYVLKITPGASRKKK is encoded by the coding sequence ATGACAGATTACAAAGAACAGGTATATCAGCCCGAAGAAGATACTTACCTTCTTCTGGAATGCGCCTTAAAAGAGGCACGTCCCTGTGAAAATATAATTGAAGTCGGTACCGGAAGCGGCAAAATAGCGGGAGAGATAAAAAAAATCTCAGAGAACACATTTGCTATAGATATAAATCCTTATGCATGCACAGCCTCAAAAAAGAAAGGTATAGAGGTCATAAGAGGCGATCTTTTATCCTGCATAAATAAAAGATTTGACCTGATTATCTTCAATCCTCCATACCTTCCGACACAGCCCGGTGAGAGAATTGATGACTGGCTGGAATATGCTCTTGACGGAGGAATAAGCGGGCGGAATACTATAGAAAGATTTGCCGGTATGCTTGAGAAAGCAATGACAGACAACGGAAGGTGCCTTCTTTTGATCTCATCCCTTACGGGGAAAGATGAGGTTCTGGCAGATCTTTCATCACTTGAATTAAATGTGTGCGTAATATCAGAGCGGTGCATCGAAGATGAAAAACTCTATGTTTTAAAAATAACACCCGGCGCATCCAGAAAGAAAAAATGA
- a CDS encoding DUF308 domain-containing protein, with the protein MDEVVVIDSEFSPVNWWVFLLQGLIAIIFGAIALVWAPYVVDLFAYFIGALIIIYSISTIIKGIVKKDSTKSKAVLVIIGIIGLIIGILAVLNVLVLWLTIAVLIAIWALITGFGDLWLGLTAEKENGWYRLLLSITGIIGIALGIVLIIFPLLGTVVIVQVIGVFAIAIGIVDLITGFMVQGKLSSN; encoded by the coding sequence ATGGACGAAGTGGTAGTAATTGACAGTGAATTTTCACCGGTAAACTGGTGGGTATTCCTGCTTCAGGGACTGATAGCAATTATATTCGGTGCAATTGCGCTTGTATGGGCACCTTACGTTGTGGATCTGTTTGCCTATTTCATAGGCGCCCTGATTATTATTTACAGTATTTCTACTATTATCAAAGGTATTGTCAAAAAAGATTCGACTAAATCAAAAGCAGTTCTTGTAATTATAGGGATAATAGGTTTAATTATAGGAATACTTGCTGTGCTTAATGTTCTTGTTTTATGGCTTACGATAGCTGTCCTTATTGCAATATGGGCCCTCATCACAGGATTCGGAGATCTGTGGCTAGGCCTTACTGCGGAAAAGGAAAACGGATGGTATCGTCTGCTCCTTTCAATAACAGGAATTATAGGGATAGCTCTTGGTATAGTTCTTATAATTTTCCCGCTTCTCGGGACTGTTGTAATTGTTCAGGTCATCGGTGTATTTGCAATAGCAATCGGAATAGTTGACCTGATAACAGGATTCATGGTGCAGGGAAAACTCAGTTCAAACTAA
- the mutL gene encoding DNA mismatch repair endonuclease MutL: MNDSENTRTIHVLDEATVNKIAAGEVVERPASVVKELVENSLDSGADSVTVDIGSDSGGIFRMMVVDNGCGMNRDSALLSLKRHATSKIEDVSDISNIETMGFRGEALASISGVSRLTVITKTHSSKVLSGTKIIAEGGNVIDIGETGSPDGTTVIVENLFFNTPARKKFLKSRQTEFNHIYTVIERIAIANPSVSFRLVHNGKEKISTLKTDSLIETISYIYGKDISDKMFDVESVNSFMRTEGFCSVQNLNYPDSKHVLLSINNRVVASPVLMKAIKSGYGTLLAKDRYPAVFLNIIIDRSIVDVNVHPTKREVRLSREKEIFEEISSAVKKALKSGNVQLDFSSGEKNTFKEISAEESLQKPLFKVESPAGTYDLGDSEPELSGKPDFGYHPRFSATDSQLRLTENFDESENESKLPAMEVIGQYDASYIIANMRNSKGDELVVVDQHAAHERILYDQVIKIRDSGNKSQELLVPVIMTFKEKEAETLSSNLSLLAEEGFVIEEFGKNTFAVRTVPMVLGKRIGTEILKDIISDLLDENLKSLDSKKEKITSTIACRAAIKAGSVLTKEQMNRLLNQLSKTELPYTCPHGRPTMLVFTRTRLDSLFMRS, encoded by the coding sequence TTGAACGATTCTGAAAACACACGCACTATACATGTACTTGACGAGGCTACAGTCAATAAAATTGCTGCCGGAGAGGTCGTAGAGCGGCCAGCGTCGGTGGTAAAAGAGCTTGTAGAAAATTCTCTTGATTCAGGCGCGGATTCAGTGACTGTTGATATAGGTTCTGATTCAGGCGGAATTTTCAGGATGATGGTTGTGGACAACGGATGCGGCATGAACCGGGATTCGGCCCTGCTTTCTTTAAAGCGCCATGCAACAAGCAAAATAGAAGATGTGTCAGACATTTCAAATATTGAGACTATGGGGTTCAGAGGTGAGGCCCTCGCAAGTATCTCCGGGGTTTCAAGGCTGACAGTTATAACAAAGACGCATTCATCGAAGGTATTATCTGGAACAAAGATTATCGCCGAGGGGGGAAATGTAATTGATATAGGAGAGACAGGCTCTCCTGACGGGACAACTGTAATAGTGGAAAATCTTTTTTTCAATACACCGGCAAGGAAAAAATTCCTCAAGTCCAGGCAGACTGAATTCAATCATATCTACACCGTAATCGAACGTATTGCAATAGCGAATCCTTCGGTCTCATTCAGGCTGGTTCACAACGGAAAGGAAAAAATATCCACACTGAAGACGGATTCTCTCATCGAAACTATATCATATATTTACGGGAAAGATATTTCGGATAAAATGTTTGATGTAGAGTCAGTGAATTCATTTATGAGAACAGAGGGGTTCTGTTCAGTTCAGAATCTCAATTACCCGGACTCGAAACATGTTTTATTGTCAATAAATAACCGTGTAGTTGCCTCTCCTGTTCTGATGAAGGCAATAAAAAGTGGTTACGGAACTCTTCTGGCAAAAGACCGCTATCCTGCCGTTTTTCTAAACATTATAATTGACAGAAGTATAGTAGATGTAAATGTCCACCCTACAAAGAGGGAAGTAAGACTGTCACGCGAAAAGGAGATATTTGAGGAAATTTCATCTGCAGTTAAAAAGGCACTGAAATCAGGGAATGTTCAGCTGGACTTTTCATCAGGTGAAAAAAATACTTTTAAAGAAATATCTGCCGAAGAAAGCCTGCAAAAACCTTTGTTTAAGGTTGAATCTCCAGCTGGCACATATGACTTAGGGGACAGTGAACCGGAGCTTTCTGGAAAACCGGACTTTGGTTATCATCCGAGATTTAGTGCGACCGACAGTCAGTTGAGACTCACCGAAAATTTTGATGAATCAGAAAATGAATCGAAACTTCCGGCAATGGAGGTTATAGGACAGTATGATGCGTCTTATATTATTGCGAATATGAGGAATTCAAAGGGTGATGAGCTAGTCGTAGTCGACCAGCATGCAGCTCATGAAAGAATTCTTTATGATCAGGTTATAAAAATCCGTGATTCAGGAAATAAGTCCCAGGAGCTTTTAGTACCGGTTATAATGACCTTTAAGGAAAAAGAAGCTGAAACACTGAGCTCCAATCTTTCACTTCTTGCAGAGGAAGGGTTTGTTATTGAAGAGTTTGGCAAAAACACGTTTGCTGTCAGGACAGTCCCTATGGTCCTTGGAAAACGGATAGGTACAGAGATTCTTAAGGATATCATTTCTGATCTTCTGGATGAAAATCTTAAATCTCTGGATTCCAAGAAAGAAAAAATTACTTCGACAATAGCATGTCGTGCGGCAATAAAGGCCGGTTCTGTACTGACCAAAGAACAGATGAACCGCCTTTTGAACCAGCTTTCGAAAACCGAGCTTCCTTATACATGCCCCCATGGAAGACCTACTATGCTCGTCTTCACAAGAACTAGACTGGATTCACTGTTTATGAGAAGCTGA